In the Zingiber officinale cultivar Zhangliang chromosome 5A, Zo_v1.1, whole genome shotgun sequence genome, ttatattatattagagccacaggctcaATTGCGAAGACTCtcatgccgatcggccgggtttgagttatattatagCCACAGGCTCtaagagtcgagcggcgactataaacccctgtgaagaccgtcgagcagcgacgttaaaccccagagtcgagcggcgactataaaccactgtgaagaccatcgagcgccgactttaaacccaggtctccaccgacggtcgagcggcgaccttaaacccccgccttagaagaccatcgagcggtgacgttaaacccaggtctccaccagcggttaagcggcgaccttaaacatgTGTCTTCACcgaccagcttatcagagcatttatctcccccattcggggtcgagcagccTTCACTTGTCTCGGACCAGCAtatcggatctcatatctcccccgttcggggtcaagcggtcttcactggtctcagaccatcTTATCAGAGCatttatctcccccattcggggtcgagcgaccTTCACTGGTTTCGGACCAGTAtatcggatctcatatctccTCCGTTCGGGGTCAAACGGTCTTCAATGGTCTaggaccagcttcagatatttgatctcccccattcggggttgagcgaccttcactggtctcggaccagcatatcggatctcatatctcccccaTTTGGGGTCGAGCGGTCTCACTGGTCTaggaccagcttcagatatttgatctcccccgttcggggttgagtgatcttcactggtcttggaccagcttatcagagcatctattTCCCCCATTGGGGGTCAAGCTATCGCCGATGGTCACGGACAAGAGTATCTCCACTAGTTTTGGATCGGGATATCTCATAGGCTTTGCACCCGTTCGGCTAACGACTATTGCTTCTATGCGCCTTCGACTCACACGGGCTACAATTTAGTTCATGAGCGATGCGCCCGTTCGACTCACGACTTTTCCTTCCATGCACCTTCGAATCATGGGCTACACTCCAGTTCAGTTCACGTGTGTTGCGCCCGTTCGGCTCGCGACTTTCGTCTCTGCACACTCGATTTCAAGGGCTATGCTCCCGCTCAATTTTCGGGCTCCACTCCTACCCAGCGCTGCTTCGACTCTCGCTCAGTTTTTGTCCAGGTGCTCGCTTGATGTTCGCCCGATAGCTTGCCTAGCGGCCGCTCGACCCTATTTTTCGTCGCTTGGTCAACACTTTGGTAGCCgcctgatcctttgcctgattgTCCACTTAGCCACGTTCTTGTTTCACTCAATATCTTGGTGGTCTTCAGGTCAAAATTTTACGGTCACCATGTCGACATTTTGAGATCGCCCGACCACATTTTACAGCCATCCAGCCGACATTTTTCGGGGTTTGATTTCCATCCATCCGATCACCCGGTCGACATCTTCGCGGTCGCGCGCACGACATCGTCCGCCCAACGTCTATCCACCCAATCGACATCTTTTCGATCGCCAGGTCGGCATCTTCGTGGTCGCGCGCTCGGCATCACTCGGTCACTCAGTCTACTCGACATCCTGTGTGTCGCTCGGTAGACTATCATTTTCCTCGTCGCCCGCTTGACGTTATGCCGCTCAACGTCGGTCCGGTTGTCGACCTAGTATTATTTCTTGTAGCTTGCTTGGCATTGCTACCATCTCTCGCGTGACGCTCTCTCGATTATGTGGTTCGTATTTTTTTGGTTCCTTGATCGACATCTTCTCGATCGCGCGCTAAGCTTGATCGCCCGTCTTTCTACCTGATCAGTATTATCTCCGTTGCCTGGACCTCACTATTTCTCGTCCCTCGCTCAATACTACTTGAGTCACTTGCTTGACATAACCACATCTACTTGTTCGACATGATAAGACGAGCCCAGTGATTTGATTTCATGTTCGGTAGCGATTCTGTTTTGGGGCTTGGTCTAATCAGTCGGGCTtgcgtctccttcgactagatttgaaggggaggcttATGATACAGAGATGGTTTAGTGACAGAGAAGAAATTATGAGGGAAAGGCCGGGGCATTTAGGTCTTTGCACAAGTTAGTGCTTTAAGGGGAGAAGCACTGTTCATGGGGGTGGGCTTCATGTTCTCTGGGCCGTGTTACGATTCcgtaagtgcacggattcgtcatcagtaataaaaatatcgatccgacagggactggttataagcactagcaattgttCGCTTAGGGTTAGCTAAGCTACCGATGGTTTTGAATAATCTAAGAAGAGAGGTCGGGAAAAAGAATCAAAAGCTGAAAAGTCAAAATGTTCACTTGGTTATGAGATATTCTAGGAGGTCGGTTTCATTGTGGCGATATTGATGTGCCACAATTTATCCTACTCTCGCTGTCCTTTATCATGCAATTACTGGGAACTAGAGAAGCTATACTTAAGCACCAAGAGGAGTAATATCCCTAAGAAAGCCTGTTATggtttacccctatcactagggtgcCTCGGCGAATCTAGaggacacaactctaattggtAAGTTAAGAATAGAGGTTAAGAGCTAAGTTCGGTCTTTCGTTTTCTTGAGGAgaatttgcctctcctttcaaggaagtgccctagatgtccgtgatcgggttatccctgtcactagggcccctcgggtgtacgatctagggaCAATTCCTATGCGAGGTCAACAAGTTCTACACAATCAAGCGGTAAGCGattgaaataaagcataaaagatCATCCAACGCGAATAAACAAAATGCGAGTTTTACATCAATCCGtgccacaactactccctactcCTAGAACAGAGGATCTACTCCATAGTTTCGGAGAAAAGCCCAAAGACATAATGTAGATAAACATACAATCTTCAGATAGAGATAGGAAGAAAGAGTATGCTTATTCGCTGACGACGAGTGGCCTTCAGATCCGATTCtctgcttctggagtcgatgtgaTAGTGGAAGATCATTGGACGGGCGTCCAGAACGGCACGAGATGACTCCAAGATATTTCTCCAACTGAAGGCTCGCCTCCCCCCAGCGAATAAGGGCAAAAACCTGTATATAGACTAGGGATCGACCGTGGCGACACTACTGTGCTAAGATGGCACGGCCGTGTTCATCTCCTTCTCTGGcggggttgcacggtcgtgccgatTGGCACGACTGTGTGGTCTCTGACCTTTGTTCCTTgacgcacggtcgtgcaaggaggCACGACCGGGCGTTTTCTTGTCTCGGTCTGGGGTGGCACGGCCATGCAagggtgcatggccgtgtgttgCTTTGCCTCTGCCtcggtcacacggccgtgccagggTGCACGGCCATGCGCTGCTTCGCCTCTGCCTTGGCCtcacgaccgtgcaagggtgcacgaccgtgttcttTGGCTTGTTTTGGTGCGTAAATAATCACCATTTTTGTTCCGAAAATCGTtcttgtcaacacaaaaccaaacaaagagcagatatccgaacaaaagagtatatatgatgaatacaagatgaaagagACAATCATGCAACAAATACATATGTATAAAGTACTTGATTGTACGCTAAAACAcgcgtaaatgatcataatatttgtgcaCATCAGGCCGCCGCCACCACTGGATGGCCAGGCCGCCTCCCAGTGCCCGTCGCCACCTAGTGCCTCTCACTACCGGTGGTCATCTCTTACGCATGCTCATGCAATCACCCCTTTCCTCTCTTCCCCTCTCCCTCTTTCCTTAGCCGCCGGTTCACCAAAGGAGAGTGGTCTCCTCCTTCGATCTCCAGGCGGATGGCGATGGGGAGCACCACCACCGCTGCCACCAGTGCACGCCGCCACCGCCAGTGCGCACCGCCGCCTCTTGCAACCATAGCCGCCGCTTCCTACGGCCACCACGACCACCACTAGTGCACGCCGCCGTCGCCAGTGTGCATCGCCGCCTCCTACAACCATCGCTGCCACCAGTGCGCGCCGCAGCCTCCTGCGACAATCACCGACGCTTCCTACAACCACCACCGCTGTCACCAGTGCAAGTCACCGCCGCCAATGCACGTCGCCACCTCCTACGACCATCACCATCACCTCCAGTGGTCGTTGCCTCCAACGGCCGGTGCCGCCCGTACTATTTGTCTACACTGGCCTTCGAGCCAAGATGGTGTTCGGTCGACGAGCTGAAGTAGTTCCGGCCATCGAGCCATTGTGTTTCAATATTCGTACTGTTATTATGCTTATGAGTTATGGGTATTATCCGGCCTGCATGCCGTGTGCTAGCCTACGAGCTACTATcatatccggcctgcgtgccatgTGCCAGCCTACGAGCTGCCTCATATCCGGCCTACGTGCCATCCTTTTGGATCCTTGCTGCACTAGATTCCATGTCGTTGCTCTCAGATCCGACTCCTCCGCTGACTGACATCCATCTACTCATCAAGGCCGCAATGAATCGATCAGCACCGCGATCAGCCCACTGACCCATCCGAgccccccccggggccagggtacatcACCATTTGCattcttttattaatttcttCGTCCTACTATTCGGctacttatatattcgtgggactcgcctcgagcatcggggtatcagggatcggggcaacccggtcgctggctgcaggtagcgttgagcGGAGGTCCtccgatgacttggtcaacacagaagacaacTCATCATCCGGGTCATgaagatgcggtcaacattccagacacgtcattccgCTGAATCGTATTTCTATatcgactatatatatatatatatatatatatatatatatatatatatatatatatatatatatatatatatatagtcgagAATCTGAGAAGACTGGGCTAGCGGAATGACGTGTCTAgaatgtatatgaataaaaaattatatctaGTATATaatacatgaagccagcatgctcaacaaGGTATATGAATAAACAGCaaacaacataagtaagcatggtatctagtatATAGTATCTAGTATCTAGTATTTGGTATCTAGTATATAGTAtttgctaaatatcatggataataacgtgagactgtatagatatagaaacgagtATCTCAAAGATTGAATGGATAAACATCAAACAtgggaaaaatacgagtggagtcatgGTAAATATAGTTATTATGCAAATATAGTTCGTGCACGAAGGTTaaagaactaaagaatcaaaGTAAAAAAGTACTCGCCTTTATCTGTTAATCATGCTAAACAATCCCCACGTTGGTACAACTGTCTCACATTAGAGTCCTGCAAATCATataatgtacaatttagctaatcacatctacaacaactagctaaacccaaaccCAAATTAATTAGGGAAAACCTAATCGGATGATCattaattatcttaattaatgattaacttcaatTACTCTCATCCATGAATCCTTTAATTGTTTCAATCATAATCTACAATTCGTTAATCAATTCAATACAACTTATCAATTTCTACAATCCATTAACCCATCATTCAATCCATGGAGTAAATCAACTTCATAATCATCTTGAATCACTTAATTTACTACCAATTGATCAACTAATCCATAAACAATCATAACTACATTGGATTAAGCTTTCCATAATCAAATTAGGTTAAACTAACTTGAATTAATCCCAACAACTCACTCCAATCTCAGATGCTCCCCTATTAATTCACTGCCGGAGAAGCTGGCTACCAAGAAATGTGGTCAGAGCTCTGGACCATCGGTGAATAGTTATGACCAAGACTAGAAAGATCAGCCAAGCATCAAATCTCCATATCCCAATACAGAGAATGGAAAATCGATCTTTGCTAATCCAATCCTAAGCATGCCTTACCTCAATCTACTAACGACAGACTTCTCTTGGACGAAATCAGATTGCTACTGTGGTGGTAAACCAGAGCAGAGGGGCGGCTACGACATTAGGATGTCAAGTGGTGGTCATGGCAGGGCGGTAGTGGATCGACCGGTGGCAGATCGTGGTCGCCATGATGCTAGTCGCGGCCTGCTCTGGCGAAGGTTAGTGCTGCAAGGCCATCACTAGCGTCGGTGACATCGGGATTGGTGGTTGGTAGATGAAGAAGAAGCCGAGGTGAGGGGAATCCGATGCTAGGGTTCAGCCTTTCCCCCCTTGGCTGACGATCCGCCCGCACAGCGACAACTCTGGGAGAAGGACAATCACCAGAGAGAATTAAACGATCGGTGGAGGAGGAGGAAAGCTCGGTCGGTGATGGACTGAACGACATTGGTGAAATCGATTTCCTTGTGGCATCGTGGAAGAAGGTGTCGAGCAGAGAGATcggggaagaaaggaagaggagatGGCGTATAAGTGATTAGGGGCACTGTAGCTATAGCTAGGGTTTAAtcaaattcctcaatcaactcccactttaattGGATAATCCAAATAGACTTTTCCTAAGATTAATTAATTCATCTCCTTAAACGTGTGATATGGACTCCGTTTAAAGctcaaaaaattcctaaaaatttctgaaaattccaatagagttatttctccaataacacttattatttaatttgatgtatcttacattctcctccactaataaaaatttgatccccaaatttactactcaaactcagggatcctcatccaagggtaacgaCTAAGCAACACACTCATATACTAGTCTATCCTAGTATCAGAACAAATTTTTAATCATAAGGGATGACattgtgggttatgagctcatccTACTTCCGTTACTCCCACACTGTTGTCTAACCAACTATGGATAAAATCCACTAAATGTAATTGGTCTTCACAACCACCTTCGAAATCCATGACACACACAATCAGTAGACCCTCTATCATCTATTTAGTGCACTTTGGCTGTCCATCTGTCAAAGGATGGAAAGTTATACTAAAGGAAAGCTCTATACTCGTGATCTGCCGTAAACTCTACCAAAACCGTGATGTGAATCGTGGATCTCCATCCaatacaatactcagagatataccctgAGGTCTAGTAATCTCTGTCCAATATAACCCTGCTAAATAATCCAAAGAATCTGTCTTATAGATCGATAGAAAGGGAGCAAACTAATCAaccaatcaacgattacccagaTCGTGCAATATCCTTTCCATGTCCTAGGTAATCTGACATCAAAGTCCACTGTAACAAGCTTACATTCCTATTCTTGTATTTGAATCTATAGAAACCATCGGGCTAATCtttgatgttcagcctccacttgccgACATACTATACATTGAGCTACAAAATCTGCTGTCTTTTTTTATGTCGCTCCATCAATAGGAACGCTTCAAGTCTCTATACATCGGGTATCATCCAAATATATCACAAATCTCAATCAATGTgcttcctgcagtaactcctctcGGATAGGATATGACTCAAGAACACGCATAAACTCCCACGGAAATAATGAATCCCGTAAAAATAATGTCTCTACATTTTCAATGTGAAAATGGTAGCTACTAACATCAAAATCATGAGTCAGATAAtttttctcatgatctttcagCTGTCGAGAAGAATACGGAACTACTCAACTATGCTATTTCAGAACTACACATAACCCCTAGTATGATACTTTCGTGTAGAGTATAAATCCGTCTAACGAGAAGGTAAAACTAAGATAGGTGCAATTATTAGCTTTCTGTTTTAGCTCCTAAAATTGATCTCACAAGCCTCTATCTAGGAAAATTTCATACCCTTCCTAGACAGTCCAGTTAACGACATAACAATGTTAGAGAAACCCTAACCAAtctcggtaatatccagccagatcaaggaagttgcgagtctcctgtatagacttcggctactcccaactggtaacaacctctatctcctgtggatccactgaTATGCCCTTGCTCGAGACAATGTGTCCCTAGAATTCCCATAGAAGATAGCCCAACACACGCATTTACTAAACTTTGTATAAAGATGTTCTTGTCGAAGTATCTCCAGAAGTATGCGAAGATATTGCTTGTGATCCACCTTGGACCAGGTAtatatcacaacatcgtcaatgaagacaatgacaaCTAATCCAAATTCCCTTAGGAATACCAGATTtatcgagtccatgaaaatatCTTAGACACTGATAAGCCTAAATGGCAATACCATAGACTCATAATGTCCATACGACAAGCACACTTAACCGTAAGATCATCGGTAATGAGTctgtaatctgatcaccaactccATAAATATAATAGACATACTACTCCTTATATCACCATCAATAACAAATACCAGATAATAGACCATCAAGTCAAATatctactaatagatcatcaaaagacaacatatcaccaTATTAGATCTCACAATAGCcatcaatctccaatcctcctcAATAATAATCAAACCTGATAATTTCCCAATGACCAATTCTCATTATATCAGTACTCTAATATCCATAATAAGAAAATGACAATCCAAAATCCAAAGAATTACATAACCTCTTGACTGAGAGCCTACCCTTTAAGGGGATATATCCACAGCTCTCATAATCATACCCGTAAATGTTCACTGACATATTTCGACAAAAGTCAAACACCCTGATCTGACATATAGACTTTAAGACCTTTAGTAAATTATAatatggtcaaggtcttgagttacTTATGGAGATAATGATAGTTGAGTCGATTAACCATTGTCTTGCAACACATCATATTATAATTCCTCCACCTGAGGCTTAGTAACCTCTAGTGACAAGCAATGCATACAAGGGTAGAGAAGCATTATCAACAAATAGTTAATCGACATAACTATCGATCGTCACTCTgctcctcgaagatcatcatctaaAACTTCCCCTCATTAACGGTCAGATTTAATAGGTGTTATTCAATTAACATCACATTCTCCACATTATTACGGGTCATATACCTATATGTACTACTGAGGATATCTACCCATATCCAATTGGTCAATGAGTCAAGATCTATCATGGCACAGTGTTAGGGAAGTCAACTAACCATCACATTATAAACCATTATGTCTTGATACCTCCACTTAAGATCAGGAACTCCTGACATGCTATATAAAAGGAGGTAGAGAAATACTATCTCACTAGAGCATCTCAAAATCATCGATAAGAGATGCTCTACTCCCAAAAGTCTTCTATATTTTCCTTCACGTAGTGCCTGGTCATGTAAAGGAGAAGCAACAACCTGTATCTTTTCTgcaccaatacaaataatatatctaAATGTACTCTCCAATTTAGACATCCTATAACGGTtgtatctcgtaagtgttaagcaactagctctacacttttccacattAGTGGCGGTTATCTATCTGAATGTATCTTCTTGGTTATCCTACCAGGTACacacagtccatggtcaaagtccccatggaatagagAACAATGGTATGTGGCTAATTCAGTCCATTCTAtgtctgtacaagtcatgtactccaaTGCGCCTCTCAGGTTATCTAACCaaaca is a window encoding:
- the LOC121979593 gene encoding uncharacterized protein LOC121979593, yielding MIIIFVHIRPPPPLDGQAASQCPSPPSASHYRWSSLTHAHPPVHQRRVVSSFDLQADGDGEHHHRCHQCTPPPPVRTAASCNHSRRFLRPPRPPLVHAAVASVHRRLLQPSLPPVRAAASCDNHRRFLQPPPLSPVQVTAANARRHLLRPSPSPPVVVASNGRCRPYYLSTLAFEPRWCSVDELK